One Stigmatopora nigra isolate UIUO_SnigA chromosome 1, RoL_Snig_1.1, whole genome shotgun sequence DNA segment encodes these proteins:
- the kics2 gene encoding KICSTOR subunit 2 isoform X2, protein MAESARGEELLRPVPREQAILESFFTQLGMFSFDRAKDYVEKEKDNSSRSSGAVWTALLAAMAHLAAAEKAYHNMTFLGQKMGGQSFFSRKDSTRTIYTSLHNELRKVVASGRHGQPASYLEELLCHLAEQLCHFAQARVDMAELYEKMHALAGQKNINSEALVAALDAVTHKYSSKFHHPILSRLEESFRTETDVATQLLRCQAQVSEWRFLPSLLSLHGAAAKLAAWGQLFQRQKETRKHLFGGGQSQKSVPPPPHVYVWLQRFHAALLAKFSFYFHEALSRQAPPADMRALTARTVPDYHGKICSFVRKHDGGSVSLVFDNRGSASFQGHGYHHPRSYREAPKGVEQFPAVVSLPSGERPLAHWPNVVMMMGDRAAELNAPDKVVHFYDDKVQSTYYLARPEPHFTLVVILDGKKSDKDLNVVAFLQEICGSLRNSKPFAGLKPGSKG, encoded by the coding sequence ATGGCGGAGTCGGCAAGGGGCGAGGAACTGCTCCGACCCGTCCCCCGTGAGCAGGCCATCTTGGAAAGCTTCTTCACGCAGCTGGGCATGTTCTCCTTCGACCGCGCCAAGGATTACGTGGAGAAAGAGAAGGACAACAGCAGCCGTAGCTCCGGCGCCGTGTGGACGGCGTTGCTGGCCGCCATGGCCCACCTGGCCGCTGCCGAGAAGGCTTACCACAACATGACCTTTCTGGGACAGAAGATGGGGGGTCAGTCGTTCTTCAGCCGCAAGGATTCCACGCGGACCATCTACACGTCTCTTCACAACGAGCTGCGTAAAGTGGTGGCGTCGGGGCGTCACGGACAGCCGGCGTCCTACTTGGAGGAGTTGCTGTGCCACCTGGCCGAGCAGCTCTGCCACTTTGCGCAAGCCCGCGTGGACATGGCTGAGCTCTACGAGAAGATGCACGCGCTAGCCGGCCAGAAGAACATCAACAGCGAGGCCTTAGTGGCCGCGCTAGACGCCGTCACGCATAAGTACAGCTCCAAGTTTCACCACCCGATCCTGAGCCGCTTGGAGGAAAGTTTCCGGACGGAGACGGACGTAGCTACTCAGTTGCTGCGCTGCCAGGCGCAAGTGTCCGAGTGGCGTTTCCTACCCTCGCTTCTCAGTCTGCACGGCGCCGCCGCCAAACTGGCAGCGTGGGGTCAACTCTTCCAGAGGCAGAAGGAGACGCGAAAGCATCTTTTCGGTGGAGGTCAATCCCAGAAAAGcgtcccgccgccgccgcacgtCTACGTGTGGCTGCAGCGTTTTCACGCGGCCCTCCTGGCCAAGTTCAGCTTCTACTTCCACGAGGCGCTGAGCCGGCAGGCGCCGCCGGCTGACATGCGAGCCTTGACGGCGCGCACCGTGCCCGACTACCACGGCAAGATCTGCTCGTTCGTGCGCAAGCACGACGGAGGCAGCGTCTCGCTGGTGTTCGACAACCGCGGCTCGGCCAGCTTCCAAGGCCATGGCTATCACCACCCGCGTTCGTACCGCGAGGCCCCCAAGGGCGTCGAGCAATTCCCCGCCGTGGTGTCGTTGCCGTCGGGGGAACGCCCCTTGGCGCACTGGCCCAacgtggtgatgatgatgggcGACCGCGCCGCCGAGCTCAATGCCCCAGACAAGGTGGTCCACTTTTACGACGACAAGGTGCAGAGCACTTATTACCTGGCTCGGCCCGAGCCGCATTTCACGCTAGTAGTCATCCTGGATGGTAAGAAGTCGGACAAGGATCTCAACGTGGTGGCTTTCTTGCAGGAGATTTGCGGCTCGCTGCGCAACTCCAAACCCTTCGCCGGACTCAAACCTGGTTCTAAGGGCTGA
- the kics2 gene encoding KICSTOR subunit 2 isoform X1 has translation MTQTMAESARGEELLRPVPREQAILESFFTQLGMFSFDRAKDYVEKEKDNSSRSSGAVWTALLAAMAHLAAAEKAYHNMTFLGQKMGGQSFFSRKDSTRTIYTSLHNELRKVVASGRHGQPASYLEELLCHLAEQLCHFAQARVDMAELYEKMHALAGQKNINSEALVAALDAVTHKYSSKFHHPILSRLEESFRTETDVATQLLRCQAQVSEWRFLPSLLSLHGAAAKLAAWGQLFQRQKETRKHLFGGGQSQKSVPPPPHVYVWLQRFHAALLAKFSFYFHEALSRQAPPADMRALTARTVPDYHGKICSFVRKHDGGSVSLVFDNRGSASFQGHGYHHPRSYREAPKGVEQFPAVVSLPSGERPLAHWPNVVMMMGDRAAELNAPDKVVHFYDDKVQSTYYLARPEPHFTLVVILDGKKSDKDLNVVAFLQEICGSLRNSKPFAGLKPGSKG, from the exons ATGAC acaGACCATGGCGGAGTCGGCAAGGGGCGAGGAACTGCTCCGACCCGTCCCCCGTGAGCAGGCCATCTTGGAAAGCTTCTTCACGCAGCTGGGCATGTTCTCCTTCGACCGCGCCAAGGATTACGTGGAGAAAGAGAAGGACAACAGCAGCCGTAGCTCCGGCGCCGTGTGGACGGCGTTGCTGGCCGCCATGGCCCACCTGGCCGCTGCCGAGAAGGCTTACCACAACATGACCTTTCTGGGACAGAAGATGGGGGGTCAGTCGTTCTTCAGCCGCAAGGATTCCACGCGGACCATCTACACGTCTCTTCACAACGAGCTGCGTAAAGTGGTGGCGTCGGGGCGTCACGGACAGCCGGCGTCCTACTTGGAGGAGTTGCTGTGCCACCTGGCCGAGCAGCTCTGCCACTTTGCGCAAGCCCGCGTGGACATGGCTGAGCTCTACGAGAAGATGCACGCGCTAGCCGGCCAGAAGAACATCAACAGCGAGGCCTTAGTGGCCGCGCTAGACGCCGTCACGCATAAGTACAGCTCCAAGTTTCACCACCCGATCCTGAGCCGCTTGGAGGAAAGTTTCCGGACGGAGACGGACGTAGCTACTCAGTTGCTGCGCTGCCAGGCGCAAGTGTCCGAGTGGCGTTTCCTACCCTCGCTTCTCAGTCTGCACGGCGCCGCCGCCAAACTGGCAGCGTGGGGTCAACTCTTCCAGAGGCAGAAGGAGACGCGAAAGCATCTTTTCGGTGGAGGTCAATCCCAGAAAAGcgtcccgccgccgccgcacgtCTACGTGTGGCTGCAGCGTTTTCACGCGGCCCTCCTGGCCAAGTTCAGCTTCTACTTCCACGAGGCGCTGAGCCGGCAGGCGCCGCCGGCTGACATGCGAGCCTTGACGGCGCGCACCGTGCCCGACTACCACGGCAAGATCTGCTCGTTCGTGCGCAAGCACGACGGAGGCAGCGTCTCGCTGGTGTTCGACAACCGCGGCTCGGCCAGCTTCCAAGGCCATGGCTATCACCACCCGCGTTCGTACCGCGAGGCCCCCAAGGGCGTCGAGCAATTCCCCGCCGTGGTGTCGTTGCCGTCGGGGGAACGCCCCTTGGCGCACTGGCCCAacgtggtgatgatgatgggcGACCGCGCCGCCGAGCTCAATGCCCCAGACAAGGTGGTCCACTTTTACGACGACAAGGTGCAGAGCACTTATTACCTGGCTCGGCCCGAGCCGCATTTCACGCTAGTAGTCATCCTGGATGGTAAGAAGTCGGACAAGGATCTCAACGTGGTGGCTTTCTTGCAGGAGATTTGCGGCTCGCTGCGCAACTCCAAACCCTTCGCCGGACTCAAACCTGGTTCTAAGGGCTGA